tttttgcagATACaaccttttcaaaaattcctGCGTGCAGTCCAAGCGGTAATATACTAACCATTAGCTGCTAATTAGTCTTATATCCTAGCATGGCTCGACAACCAGCAAGAAGTGGGAAGTGTGTACAAGAAGCCTTCTTTCAAAAACGTGAAAAGggaaacaaattgaaagcTGCAACACCTCGAGATAAGCTTATCAATTTTACGTCGAGTTTTCACTCTATGTTCTTGGACGCCTCAAAGAATCCACCTCTTGCAACTTCGATCTTCCTTGTTCCGTTACACATCCCCACTGTTTTCACACTGCAATTACATCTCTCTGTTGTTTGCTAACACATAAAGCCAATGTCAATTGAAACTGTACATACCACTATTAACACCACTCCAATTACAGAAGTGCGTATTGTACCATATTACTCACATAAAGATATTCCACCAGAACTCGTagattccattttcaacttaCTGAACGAAATTATTATTGATGGTGACACTTatccttttgaaaatcctCTGAATAGACAGGAGTTTTTAGATTATTATTGTCCCAACTTTATTGCTGTAATGGTGGACTCGCACAATTCGTTGGTTGGTTGCTTCTACATCAAACCAAACTATCCCGGTAGGTCATCACATATATGTAATGGTGGGTTTTTGGTTTCTAAGAGGTACAGAGGTTTAGGTATTGGTAAGATATTAGGGAAGCAGTACGTAGATTGGGCTCCTAAACTAGGTTATAAATCatctgttttcaatttggtCTACGAGACAAATCTGGCTAGCCGTAGAATTTGGGAAGGTTTGGGATTCAAAGTTATTGGCAGGATCCCCCAATGCGGCAGATTGAAGGGT
The Pichia kudriavzevii chromosome 2, complete sequence DNA segment above includes these coding regions:
- a CDS encoding uncharacterized protein (PKUD0B09520; Pfam Domains: Acetyltransf_1(5e-11)) — its product is MSIETVHTTINTTPITEVRIVPYYSHKDIPPELVDSIFNLLNEIIIDGDTYPFENPLNRQEFLDYYCPNFIAVMVDSHNSLVGCFYIKPNYPGRSSHICNGGFLVSKRYRGLGIGKILGKQYVDWAPKLGYKSSVFNLVYETNLASRRIWEGLGFKVIGRIPQCGRLKGKDNLVDAIMYGKDFIEK